A segment of the Streptococcus chenjunshii genome:
TGTTAACATATAAACTTATTGCCGCGACAGGCTGTCCGACGGGTATTGCCCATACCTTTATGGCTCAGGAGGCTCTGGAAAAGGCAGCTAAACAGAAAGGTGTCAGTATAAAAGTAGAAACACACGGTCAAATCGGGGTTGAAAATGAATTAACGGCAGCAGAGATTGCTGCTGCAGATGCTGTTATTATTGCAGCGGATAAAGATGTTCAGGCTGAACGTTTCACGGGAAAACGTGTCATTTCTGTACCAGTGGCTGAGGGCATTAGAAATGCCGACCAGCTGATAGCGGACGCTTTAGCAGGAAAGGGCACTATTCAAGGCGGTGAAGCAGCAGCAAGGGCCGAAGAGCAAAATACTGCAACAGGCAAGGAAAGCATCGGCCACCAAATTTATAAACATTTAATGAACGGGGTATCACGTATGCTGCCCTTTGTCGTTGCCGGGGGTGTGCTGGTCGCCGTTTCCTTCTTGTTTGGAATTTATTCTTACGATCCGGAAAGCAGCCAGTACAATTGGTTTGCCGCTTTGCTCAATACAGATATTGGCGGCGTGGCTATGAATATGATGACTCCTGTTCTGGCAGCTTTTATTGCTGAATCTATTGCTAAGCGTTCCGGCTTTGTTGCTGGTATGGTCGGCGGTCTTATGGCCGTTAACGGCGGTTCAGGTTTCTTAGGCGGAATTATTGCCGGATTTGTTGCAGGTTATATCGTATTAGCCTTAGGAAAAGCTTTTGCATTTCTGCCTAAATCTTTGGATGGGCTGAAGGCAATCTTTCTTTATCCGGTTTTTGGGGTACTGTTTACCGGATTAATAATGGCTTTGATCAATGCACCTATGGCTTGGGTCAATGAAAGTCTTATGGCATGGCTGGCAGCATTTGAAAATGCTAATCCGCTGATATTAGGTATCATTATCGGCTGTATGTCAGCTTTTGATATGGGCGGACCGGTTAATAAAGCAGCTTATGTCACCGGAACAGCTTTACTTGCTCAGGGGAATACGACTTTTATGGCCGGTGTTTCGGCAGCCTGTATTGCTCCCCCTTTAATTACCTTCGTAGCAACAACAGTATTTAGAAAGTATTACAGTGAAGAAGACAGAAATGCGGGAATTGCCAATCTGATTCTAGGTTCCACTCATATTACAGAAGGGGCTATTCCTTTTGCTGCTAAAGATCCGCTCCGTATACTGCCGACTTTTATGCTGGGTTCATCGATTGCAGCGGTTCTGACCTATATGTGGAAGGTTCGAGTTCCAGCTCCGCACGGCGGCTTTCTCGTTCTGCCTGTGGTTACCCATGCCTTTTTGTGGGTGCTGGCTATTGGAATCGGATCGATTGTTGCTGGGATAATCATGGGCTTGATTGAAAAAAGCAAGGCAGATAAAGCAGCATCTGTCTAAAGTTAAAACTGCCTGTTTTTTATAGTGGCTTCCTGATTTTGCCACTCCCTTTAAGTTCAGGCAGATAGTATAAACAGGAGGAATTTATGGCTGTTAAAGAAGAAAAGAAACGCCGTCTGACTCAACTCAGTGATAGTAAGGGACTGATTTCTGCTCTGGCTTTTGATCAGCGCGGAGCCTTAAAAAAGATGATACAAAAATATCAGACCAAAGAAGTCAGTCCGCTCCAGATAACAGAACTAAAGAGTCTGGTTTCAGAAGAATTAA
Coding sequences within it:
- a CDS encoding PTS fructose transporter subunit IIC, whose product is MLTYKLIAATGCPTGIAHTFMAQEALEKAAKQKGVSIKVETHGQIGVENELTAAEIAAADAVIIAADKDVQAERFTGKRVISVPVAEGIRNADQLIADALAGKGTIQGGEAAARAEEQNTATGKESIGHQIYKHLMNGVSRMLPFVVAGGVLVAVSFLFGIYSYDPESSQYNWFAALLNTDIGGVAMNMMTPVLAAFIAESIAKRSGFVAGMVGGLMAVNGGSGFLGGIIAGFVAGYIVLALGKAFAFLPKSLDGLKAIFLYPVFGVLFTGLIMALINAPMAWVNESLMAWLAAFENANPLILGIIIGCMSAFDMGGPVNKAAYVTGTALLAQGNTTFMAGVSAACIAPPLITFVATTVFRKYYSEEDRNAGIANLILGSTHITEGAIPFAAKDPLRILPTFMLGSSIAAVLTYMWKVRVPAPHGGFLVLPVVTHAFLWVLAIGIGSIVAGIIMGLIEKSKADKAASV